From Oncorhynchus clarkii lewisi isolate Uvic-CL-2024 unplaced genomic scaffold, UVic_Ocla_1.0 unplaced_contig_6271_pilon_pilon, whole genome shotgun sequence, one genomic window encodes:
- the LOC139405243 gene encoding zinc finger protein 436-like, whose amino-acid sequence MSSLRYSPPANEEEVCWTEKAAMGMDIVIKEEEEDITVIGTEEACRIKEEEGIEAVTVKEEEGIKVVIVEEGEVEAFRMKDEIEEDIILKEEEPFVVKEEETEDPINTNPKTRQYAVSWPSQGSTVKEDIRKIQEESNVTPMSPRQFGGDDDAIHCDKEWDVKDKDWFPSNRLKAESAPECHTPEQRGSGDMSFPLPESPGRASPTVALLWGLKRVSVRLVDCRKTPGLRGTVRREEEGDSDSSERTDSEEPETSNPAGQHHCSNCGKTFSRLGSLKRHEMIHTGEKPFHCSQCGKSFAMLFCLKRHEMIHTGEKPFHCSQCGKSFARLWQLKMDERRHRGEKPFRCSDCGKSFTQLGGLKEHERMHTGEKPFNCSFCGKCFSRLRHLKTHERIHTGEKPYHCPHCGKSFTRSGHLKAHERIHTGEKPFHCSLCGKSFTQLGGLTKHKILHKGEKHFHCSLCGKSFIQLWGLKTHEWTHIKDKPHPCSQCGKSFTRLGHLKTHERIHTEEKPLHCSLCGKTFIQLLGLKRHEWTHIKEKPHPCSQCAKSFTQARYLKKHELTHSAEKP is encoded by the exons ATGAGCTCACTAAGATACTCTCCCCCTGCTAatgaagaggaggtctgctggacggagaaagcaGCTATGGGGATGGACATTGTCAttaaagaagaagaggaggatattACAGTGATAGGAACGGAAGAAGCTTGTCGAATtaaagaggaggaagggatagaAGCTGTcacagtgaaagaggaagaggggataAAGGTTGTCATAGTGGAAGAAGGGGAGGTAGAAGCTTTCAGAATGAAAGATGAGATAGAGGAGGATATCATATTGAAAGAAGAAGAACCTTTTgtagtgaaagaggaggagactgaagatccgattaacacca ATCCAAAAACGAGGCAATATGCAGTTTCCTGGCCCTCCCAGGGATCTACAGTGAAGGAGGACATCAGAAAGATACAGGAAGAATCTAATGTGACACCCATGAGTCCCAGACAGTTTGGTGGTGATGACGATGCTATTCACTGCGACAAAGAATGGGACGTGAAAGACAAGGATTGGTTTCCTAGCAACAGGCTGAAGGCGGAGTCGGCTCCAGAGTGCCACACCCCAGAGCAGAGGGGGAGTGGT GACATGTCTTTCCCTCTCCCAGAGTCCCCAGGTCGTGCCTCTCCCACTGTTGCCTTACTGTGGGGTCTGAAGAGGGTGTCTGTGCGGCTGGTCGACTGCAGGAAAACACCGGGTCTGCGTGGAACtgtgagaagagaagaagagggagattcAGATTCAA GTGAAAGAACAGACTCAGAGGAGCCGGAGACGTCCAACCCAGCAGGACAACACCACTGCTCCAACTGTGGAAAGACTTTTTCCCGGTTAGGGTCCCTGAAAAGGCACGAgatgatacacacaggagaaaagcctttccactgctcccagtgtgggaagagttttgccaTGTTATTTTGCCTGAAACGACATGAgatgatacacacaggagaaaagccattCCACTGCTCCCAGTGCGGAAAGAGTTTTGCCCGGTTATGGCAACTGAAAATGGATGAGAGAAGGCAcagaggagagaagcctttccgcTGCTCcgattgtggaaagagttttacccagttagggGGCCTGAAGGAACATGAGAGAatgcacacaggagaaaagcccttCAACTGTTCCTTTTGTGGAAAGTGTTTTTCCCGGTTGAGGCACCTGAAAACACATGAGCGaattcacacaggagaaaagccctaccactgcccacattgtggaaagagttttacccggtCGGGGCACCTGAAAGCACATGagagaattcacacaggagaaaagcccttccactgctccctgtgtggaaagagttttactcagttagGGGGCCTGacaaaacataagatattacacaAAGGAGAgaagcatttccactgctccctgtgtggaaagagttttatccAGTTATGGGGCCTAAAAACACACGAATGGACACACATAAAAGACAAGCCTCACccctgttcccagtgtggaaagagttttacccggtTGGGGcacctgaaaacacatgagagAATTCACACAGAAGAAAAGCCTTTACACTGCTCCTTGTGTGGAAAGACTTTTATTCAGTTACTGGGCCTGAAAAGACATGAGTGGACGCACATAAAAGAGAAGCCTCACCCCTGTTCCCAGTGTGCAAAGAGTTTCACACAGGCAAGATACCTGAAAAAACATGAGCTGACACACTCCGCGGAGAAGCCTTGA